From the Lathyrus oleraceus cultivar Zhongwan6 chromosome 4, CAAS_Psat_ZW6_1.0, whole genome shotgun sequence genome, one window contains:
- the LOC127137303 gene encoding extensin-like has product MYLSLSVKIRPIASSLPQTTPIYASAETPPSTTRSSNPPSQKFNLATTTLPVSEAEMLNETTSPSSSPSPQSPPYYELTSDTEPSDPQSPTLAQLQSCALASQKPSHPEPETEVTSPPPDHPIPTTSEPQPSEPTHYESQPSEPTHSEPQPSEPTHSDIPPPITSADPTTPTLNLSSPISPSSPSQSSANEPETTLPTLEEAIKVFAESLVEKVKEAEAKAIADAAAEAEAKAKSDVEEAAGIAEEAAAKANADELTQGEHSNSGTLNTSQDSDYTSDIKLCQIFDDQMPLKKDTSRRF; this is encoded by the exons ATgtatctctctctctctgtcAAAATTAGACCtattgcttcttctcttccccaaacaACACCCATATATGCCTCTGctgaaactcctccctcaaccaccagatcTTCTAACCCACCATCTCAAAAATTCAACCTCGCCACCACAACTTTACCTGTTTCAGAAGCAGAAATGCTAAATGAAACCacctcaccatcatcatcaccatctccTCAATCCCCACCTTACTACGAACTCACATCTGATACTGAACCATCTGACCCTCAATCCCCCACTTTGGCTCAGCTCCAATCCTGTGCTCTGGCCTCTCAAAAGCCATCACATCCTGAACCTGAAACCGAAGTCACTTCCCCACCTCCGGACCATCCAATTCCAACCACATCTGAACCACAACCATCTGAACCAACCCACTATGAATCACAACCATCAGAACCAACCCACTCTGAACCACAACCATCTGAACCAACTCACTCTGACATACCACCACCCATCACTTCCGCTGACCCAACAACTCCCACACTTAATCTAAGTTCCCCTATCTCACCCTCCTCACCCTCCCAATCCTCTGCCAATGAACCAGAAACTACTCTTCCTACCCTTGAAGAAGCAATCAAGGTTTTTGCAGAGTCTTtagttgaaaaggtcaa agaagctgaagcaaaggctaTTGCTGATGCTGCTGCTGAGGCTGAGGCAAAAGCTAAATCCGACGTTGAAGAAGCAGCTGGCATTGCTGAAGAAGCTGCTGCAAAAGCCAACGCTGATGaactgactcagggggagcactCCAACTCTGG gactctgaacacTTCGCAGGATTCTGACTATACATCAGATATAAAATTATGTCAGATATTCGATGATCAGATGCCACTCAAAAAGGATACGTCTAGACGGTTCTGA